The Nocardia arthritidis genome has a window encoding:
- a CDS encoding MFS transporter, producing MSASFGGKARTTLLTLCAPLLFEGMSLSSINVQLAAIRRDLGLPDSQLQMVAGAFLATYAGFLLLGGRLGDRWGRRRVFLIGVTIFGSASLGAALAWDGWSLIAARACQGVGAAVTAPAAVALIVAAFPLGAARGWALGVLSAMGAVGFSLGVVAGGVLTELLGWRGTFVCYLPLALVTVLVGAFVLRGPGEPSRAATTVAWIPALLITTGLILAVYGLGRIGAASAAGVLGPLGVGALLFVTFAFTQVRDREPLLPRTLLGNPRLTAAGCALAGTFAGITGAMFVTGIHLQDGHGYSPAAAGFAFLPQGIAVACCSPVAGRLAHRYSAQRLLLGGLLTVSAGLFLYIGVERGGYLTHMAPAAILVGAGIAACYPAAVMLASAAAAEGEQATASGILTTYQQAGSALGIAVATAIQAIGPSRNWFGPAALWGCFAFSIAALIGCAVLLAASATRRSRVVVPL from the coding sequence ATGAGCGCATCTTTCGGCGGGAAGGCGCGGACGACCCTACTGACGCTGTGCGCGCCGCTGCTCTTCGAAGGTATGAGCCTGTCCAGCATCAATGTGCAGCTCGCCGCTATCCGCCGCGATCTGGGCCTGCCCGACAGTCAGTTGCAGATGGTGGCGGGCGCGTTTCTGGCGACCTATGCCGGATTCTTGTTGCTCGGCGGCAGATTGGGTGATCGCTGGGGACGGCGACGGGTATTCCTCATCGGCGTAACGATTTTCGGCTCCGCCTCGCTCGGGGCCGCGCTGGCCTGGGACGGTTGGTCGTTGATCGCGGCGCGTGCCTGCCAAGGCGTCGGCGCCGCGGTTACCGCACCGGCCGCGGTCGCGCTCATCGTGGCCGCGTTTCCGCTCGGCGCGGCGCGCGGTTGGGCGCTCGGTGTGCTCAGTGCGATGGGTGCGGTCGGCTTCTCCCTCGGCGTTGTCGCGGGCGGGGTGCTCACCGAATTACTCGGCTGGCGTGGCACATTCGTGTGCTACCTGCCGTTGGCACTGGTGACCGTGCTCGTCGGCGCGTTCGTGTTGCGTGGGCCGGGGGAGCCATCGCGAGCCGCGACCACGGTGGCATGGATCCCGGCGCTGCTGATCACGACCGGGCTGATCCTCGCGGTGTACGGCCTCGGGCGGATCGGCGCGGCGAGCGCGGCGGGGGTGCTCGGGCCGCTGGGCGTCGGCGCGCTGCTGTTCGTGACGTTCGCGTTCACCCAGGTGCGTGATCGCGAACCGCTGCTACCACGGACGCTGCTCGGAAATCCGCGCCTGACGGCGGCCGGCTGCGCGCTCGCCGGGACGTTCGCCGGTATCACCGGTGCGATGTTCGTGACCGGAATCCACCTGCAGGACGGGCACGGATATTCCCCGGCAGCAGCGGGATTCGCCTTCCTGCCGCAGGGTATAGCGGTGGCCTGCTGCTCGCCGGTGGCGGGTCGGCTCGCACACCGCTATTCGGCGCAGCGGCTGCTGCTCGGCGGGCTGTTGACGGTGTCGGCCGGATTGTTCCTCTATATCGGTGTTGAACGCGGCGGATACCTCACCCATATGGCGCCCGCCGCGATCCTGGTCGGCGCGGGTATCGCCGCGTGCTATCCGGCCGCGGTCATGCTCGCCAGCGCGGCCGCCGCCGAAGGCGAACAGGCAACGGCCTCCGGCATTCTCACCACCTATCAGCAGGCGGGCAGCGCGCTCGGCATTGCGGTCGCGACCGCGATCCAGGCCATCGGGCCGTCCCGGAACTGGTTCGGCCCCGCGGCGCTGTGGGGGTGTTTCGCGTTTTCGATCGCCGCATTGATCGGGTGCGCGGTGCTCTTGGCCGCATCGGCGACCCGGCGCAGCCGCGTTGTAGTGCCGCTTTGA
- a CDS encoding alpha/beta hydrolase — MSGSGEQPSGEARVEAGMLRVDGELIAYERRIGDRAGGFVVFLHGAGTGSMERTTQLATEVVAAGANTVAFDFSGHGRSTGTLAELSLRRREVQAAAVIGALCDPGAPLVLVGFSMSGQTVCDIIGSVGADAVFLCCPAAYRPDVAELPFGNPEFTRMIREEGAWSASTAFGAVAAFPGEVAFVIPDQDEVIPPALTRTYLDSRPDSLLLTLPGCPHRIAGWLRNKPEQRQRLVAAMSRAADPGQPVL, encoded by the coding sequence ATGAGCGGGTCCGGCGAGCAGCCATCGGGGGAGGCGCGGGTCGAGGCGGGGATGCTGCGCGTCGACGGCGAACTGATCGCATACGAGCGGCGGATCGGCGATCGGGCCGGCGGCTTCGTCGTATTCCTGCACGGAGCGGGCACCGGGAGTATGGAGCGCACCACCCAGCTCGCGACCGAAGTCGTTGCGGCAGGGGCAAATACGGTCGCCTTCGACTTTTCCGGGCATGGCCGGAGCACGGGAACGCTCGCCGAATTGTCGTTGCGCCGCAGGGAGGTTCAGGCCGCGGCGGTGATAGGTGCGCTGTGTGATCCGGGTGCACCGCTGGTGCTGGTCGGGTTCAGCATGAGCGGTCAAACCGTCTGCGACATCATCGGTTCGGTGGGGGCCGATGCCGTATTCCTGTGTTGTCCTGCGGCCTACCGGCCGGATGTGGCCGAATTGCCGTTCGGCAACCCGGAATTCACCAGGATGATCCGGGAGGAGGGCGCTTGGTCGGCGTCCACGGCGTTCGGCGCGGTCGCCGCATTCCCCGGCGAGGTCGCCTTTGTCATCCCGGACCAGGACGAGGTGATCCCGCCCGCGCTCACGCGTACCTACCTGGACAGCAGGCCCGACTCGCTGCTGCTCACGCTGCCCGGCTGCCCGCACCGCATCGCGGGTTGGCTGCGCAACAAACCCGAACAGCGGCAGCGGCTGGTCGCCGCGATGAGCCGCGCCGCCGACCCCGGTCAGCCGGTGCTCTGA
- the eccCb gene encoding type VII secretion protein EccCb: protein MTSPPGRRIALFVANDVFHSPDIARLYAPVSDARELRNLLRDPEIGAFQPAEMLVNESKAEIERSIERMFRSAGPQDLVLFYYSGHGFRTSRNLYLATSNTDPNLPSSSAVSSSFVKELIRESDAAAKIILLDCCYSGAFLGNDVIKAAGGVDDGVGEHLVTGDGICVMTACTGVQQAEDGNHGGTGSSLSVFTAAIVNGITTGLADTGTGRISTHDLWTYVSDEVRRNTDRQTPSLYGVLNDEVYLARTRRETAGAGAGDRIRLGGLLGRLEEVSGSGLRAESWWGTGKLAVPIGRQRRADGSKGDIVRLDLAGADNNLLVVGRAGSGKSTMLRTLVAALVLTHSTDDARIYVLESSNRLGSMRELPHIARVVGDDEPDQVNELLGNMVQEIFHRKRLYRMFGIDSPSSLRAARRTLPEGPVPDLFLIIDRWGDFAEPHSAAADLVRQIADQGREYAVHVVATARDWNEVPGWLVDLLPAHLELRLHRPNESRIDPERAQRLPDGPGWAMFGQRLFRVAVPDIREPPADSVLDDEMTDGAADLVARLVGRISVDAAPGPAADGIDADFAALYGINDAFDVGSWWRDRPMRDRLRIKIGRTGARDPVELDLKPAADGGMGSHGLVVGAIGSGKSELLRTIVLGLALTHSPAQVNFLLVDFRGGATFQPFAGLPHIAGHVRDVEQDLSLPARLQEVLEGEIERRGELLRAAGHLTTVDEYERARAAGAPFDPLPTLFIVIEDFVELLSGTGTFADLLIQIGRIGRSLGLHLLLGAQRPDEWRLRGLDSYLSYRIALRTFSAAESRLVLGTTDAYHLPRTPGYGYLRTAAGTTTRFRAAYASGPTDSGAGQVDRPLTESVAAALSGFGPRAHRLWQAPLDTAPTLGMLLAETHSPPLRVPVGVVDRPRLHRRDTLLVDLDAGQVAVVGGPRSGKTTALLTLILAVAATRTPEQAQFYCLDFGGDGLSALTELPHVGSMAGRRDADRVRRTVAELDGLLREREKSFREMGLESMAEYRRLGPVDRYGDVFLVVDGFDVVHQDYPVLEQTITTVAAHGLSYGIHVIVTLSPWSRVRLAQRGVIGTRIELRLGDPADSQLDRQAAGLVPADRPGRGLTPEKLHMLIALPRLDAVTDPQQLSSGVAAAVRQLCAEHGARRAPQVRLLPAAISRDEVLALAHDVEQDATHVVIGLDDTELRPVALDFDARSHLMVFGDAFCGKTTVLQDIVAGITENSTSAQARILLIDYRRTLLGAVEQDRLISYCAAASAVPSEIRELSAFLAKRVPGANITPDRLHERDWWHGPEIYVLVDDHDLVASGGDDPLEPLLEFLPMAHDIGLHLVIARRATGLARALTGSVLGRLRDISADILLMNTPADEIKALGEFRPTPLPPGRAVLLTRARDPQLIQIAQPPAP from the coding sequence ATGACTAGTCCACCGGGCCGCCGGATCGCCCTGTTCGTCGCCAACGATGTCTTCCACTCGCCCGATATCGCCCGGCTGTACGCGCCGGTCTCGGACGCGAGGGAGCTGCGAAACCTATTGCGAGACCCCGAGATCGGTGCATTTCAACCGGCCGAGATGTTGGTCAACGAGTCCAAGGCGGAGATCGAGCGCAGCATCGAGCGGATGTTCCGCAGCGCGGGGCCGCAGGATCTCGTCCTGTTCTACTACTCCGGGCACGGCTTCCGGACCAGCCGCAACCTCTACCTCGCCACCAGCAATACCGATCCGAATCTGCCCAGCAGTTCCGCGGTTTCGTCCTCGTTCGTCAAGGAGTTGATCCGCGAGTCGGACGCCGCCGCCAAGATCATCCTGCTCGACTGCTGTTACAGCGGAGCGTTTCTCGGCAACGACGTGATCAAGGCGGCCGGTGGCGTCGATGACGGTGTCGGCGAGCACCTCGTCACCGGTGACGGCATCTGCGTGATGACGGCGTGCACCGGCGTACAGCAGGCCGAGGACGGGAATCACGGTGGCACAGGGTCTTCGCTGTCGGTGTTCACGGCGGCGATCGTCAACGGCATAACCACCGGGCTGGCCGATACCGGGACCGGGCGGATCAGCACCCACGATCTGTGGACCTATGTCAGCGATGAGGTGCGGCGCAATACCGATCGCCAAACACCAAGCCTCTACGGCGTTTTGAACGACGAGGTGTACCTCGCGCGGACCCGGCGCGAGACCGCCGGCGCCGGGGCGGGCGACCGGATCCGGCTCGGCGGCCTGCTCGGGCGGCTGGAGGAGGTGTCGGGCTCCGGTCTGCGCGCCGAAAGTTGGTGGGGCACCGGGAAATTGGCGGTGCCGATCGGGCGGCAGCGGCGCGCGGACGGCAGCAAAGGCGATATCGTGCGGCTGGATCTGGCGGGCGCCGACAACAATCTGCTCGTCGTCGGTCGCGCCGGATCCGGGAAAAGCACCATGCTGCGCACTTTGGTCGCCGCGCTGGTGCTCACCCATTCCACCGACGACGCGCGGATCTACGTACTGGAATCGAGCAACCGGCTGGGCTCGATGCGGGAGCTGCCGCATATCGCCAGGGTGGTCGGCGACGATGAGCCGGATCAGGTGAACGAACTGCTCGGCAATATGGTTCAGGAGATCTTCCACCGGAAGCGGCTGTACCGGATGTTCGGGATCGACTCGCCGTCCAGCCTGCGTGCCGCCCGGCGGACCCTGCCGGAGGGGCCGGTGCCGGACCTGTTCCTGATCATCGACCGCTGGGGCGATTTCGCCGAACCGCATTCGGCGGCGGCCGATCTGGTGCGCCAGATCGCCGATCAGGGGCGGGAATACGCGGTGCATGTGGTCGCGACCGCCAGGGATTGGAACGAGGTGCCCGGCTGGTTGGTCGACCTGCTGCCCGCCCATCTCGAACTGCGCCTGCACCGGCCGAACGAATCCCGGATCGATCCGGAACGGGCGCAGCGACTACCGGATGGTCCGGGGTGGGCGATGTTCGGCCAGCGGCTTTTTCGCGTCGCGGTGCCCGATATCCGGGAGCCACCGGCGGATTCGGTGCTCGACGACGAAATGACCGACGGCGCGGCCGATCTCGTCGCCCGGTTGGTCGGCCGAATCTCGGTGGACGCGGCGCCGGGCCCGGCGGCCGACGGTATCGACGCCGATTTCGCCGCGCTGTACGGCATCAACGACGCGTTCGACGTCGGTAGCTGGTGGCGGGACCGGCCGATGCGCGACCGGCTCCGGATCAAGATCGGCCGGACCGGTGCGCGCGACCCGGTCGAACTCGATCTCAAACCGGCCGCCGACGGCGGTATGGGCTCGCACGGGCTGGTGGTCGGCGCGATCGGATCGGGCAAATCCGAGCTGCTGCGGACCATCGTTCTCGGCCTGGCCCTGACACATTCGCCCGCTCAGGTGAACTTCCTGCTGGTCGATTTCCGCGGTGGCGCGACATTCCAGCCCTTCGCCGGGCTGCCGCATATCGCCGGTCATGTCCGCGATGTCGAACAGGATCTTTCGCTGCCCGCCCGGCTGCAAGAGGTGTTGGAGGGTGAGATCGAACGCCGCGGCGAGCTGCTGCGCGCCGCCGGGCATCTGACCACCGTGGACGAATACGAACGGGCCCGTGCGGCGGGCGCGCCGTTCGACCCGCTGCCGACGCTGTTCATCGTCATCGAGGATTTCGTCGAATTGCTCTCGGGCACGGGGACATTCGCGGATCTTCTGATCCAGATCGGTCGGATCGGCCGCTCGCTCGGCCTGCATCTGCTGCTCGGCGCCCAACGTCCGGACGAATGGCGACTGCGCGGGTTGGACAGTTACCTCTCCTATCGCATCGCGTTGCGCACGTTCTCCGCGGCGGAATCGCGGCTGGTGCTCGGCACCACCGACGCCTACCACCTGCCCCGCACGCCCGGATACGGCTATCTCAGGACCGCCGCGGGCACGACGACCCGCTTCCGCGCCGCATACGCGTCGGGGCCGACGGACAGCGGTGCGGGCCAGGTGGATCGGCCGCTGACGGAATCGGTCGCCGCCGCGCTCAGCGGGTTCGGCCCGCGGGCGCATCGGCTGTGGCAGGCACCGCTCGATACCGCGCCGACGCTGGGAATGCTGCTGGCCGAGACGCATTCGCCGCCGCTGCGGGTGCCGGTCGGGGTGGTGGACCGGCCGCGGCTGCATCGCCGCGACACGCTGCTGGTCGATCTCGACGCGGGGCAGGTCGCGGTGGTCGGTGGACCGCGGTCGGGTAAGACCACCGCGCTGCTCACCCTGATCCTGGCCGTCGCCGCCACTCGGACGCCGGAGCAGGCGCAGTTCTACTGCCTGGATTTCGGCGGCGACGGCTTATCCGCGCTCACCGAGCTGCCGCACGTCGGTTCGATGGCCGGTCGCCGCGACGCCGACCGGGTGCGCCGCACCGTCGCCGAGCTGGACGGGTTATTGCGTGAACGCGAAAAGTCGTTCCGCGAAATGGGTTTGGAATCGATGGCGGAGTATCGGCGGCTCGGTCCGGTCGACCGCTACGGTGACGTTTTCCTCGTCGTCGACGGGTTCGATGTGGTTCACCAGGACTATCCCGTGCTGGAGCAGACCATTACCACCGTTGCGGCACACGGGCTTTCGTACGGCATCCACGTCATCGTCACGCTGTCGCCGTGGAGCAGGGTGCGGCTGGCGCAGCGCGGCGTCATCGGCACCAGAATCGAGCTTCGGCTCGGTGATCCGGCCGATTCGCAGCTGGATCGACAGGCGGCGGGCCTGGTTCCGGCGGACCGGCCGGGCCGCGGGCTCACACCCGAGAAGCTGCATATGCTCATAGCGCTGCCGCGGCTGGACGCGGTCACCGATCCGCAGCAGTTGTCCAGCGGCGTCGCGGCGGCGGTGCGGCAGCTGTGCGCCGAACACGGCGCGCGGCGGGCGCCGCAGGTGCGGCTGCTGCCCGCGGCGATATCCCGCGACGAGGTGCTGGCGCTGGCGCATGACGTCGAACAGGATGCGACGCATGTGGTCATCGGTCTGGACGACACCGAATTACGGCCCGTCGCACTGGATTTCGACGCCAGGTCGCATCTCATGGTGTTCGGCGACGCGTTCTGCGGTAAAACCACCGTGCTGCAGGACATCGTCGCCGGGATCACCGAGAATTCGACTTCGGCACAGGCCCGCATCCTTTTGATCGACTACCGGCGCACCCTGCTCGGCGCGGTGGAACAGGACCGTTTGATCAGCTACTGCGCCGCGGCGTCGGCGGTGCCGAGCGAGATCAGGGAGCTATCCGCCTTTCTCGCCAAACGTGTTCCCGGAGCGAACATTACGCCGGACCGACTACATGAGCGGGACTGGTGGCACGGACCCGAAATCTATGTTCTGGTCGACGATCACGACCTGGTCGCCTCGGGCGGCGACGATCCGCTGGAACCGCTACTGGAATTCCTGCCGATGGCGCACGATATCGGGCTACACCTGGTGATCGCCCGCCGCGCCACCGGACTGGCCCGCGCCCTCACCGGCAGCGTCCTCGGACGGTTGCGCGATATCTCCGCCGATATCCTGCTCATGAACACACCCGCCGACGAGATCAAGGCGCTCGGCGAGTTCCGGCCCACCCCGCTCCCACCCGGCCGCGCTGTCCTGCTCACCCGCGCCAGGGATCCGCAACTGATCCAAATCGCGCAGCCTCCCGCCCCCTGA
- the hpt gene encoding hypoxanthine phosphoribosyltransferase, with translation MNRAAELVEVLFTEDRIAARVGELGAEITEDYRGRDLLVVGILKGAATFTTDLIRTVDLPLTLDWVAISTYGNGSTARAPRLLKDITEQVGGRDVLVVEDILDTGGTLSWIMDRLSARSPASLNCCVLLRKPHAVRKPVAPAYVGFDITAHWVAGYGIDYAERHRNLRDIREVRIPA, from the coding sequence ATGAATAGGGCTGCCGAACTGGTCGAGGTGCTGTTCACCGAGGATCGGATCGCGGCGCGCGTCGGTGAATTGGGTGCGGAAATAACCGAGGACTATCGCGGGCGAGATCTGCTGGTCGTCGGAATCCTCAAGGGCGCGGCCACGTTCACGACCGATCTCATCCGCACCGTCGACCTGCCGCTGACCTTGGACTGGGTGGCTATCTCCACATACGGCAACGGCAGCACCGCACGCGCACCTCGGCTGCTGAAAGATATCACCGAGCAGGTCGGCGGGCGTGATGTGCTGGTCGTCGAGGACATCCTCGACACCGGCGGCACCCTGTCCTGGATCATGGATCGCCTTTCGGCGCGGTCGCCCGCATCGCTGAATTGCTGTGTGCTGCTGCGCAAACCGCACGCCGTTCGGAAACCGGTAGCGCCGGCGTATGTCGGCTTCGATATCACCGCGCACTGGGTCGCCGGTTATGGCATCGACTATGCGGAACGCCACCGCAATTTGCGGGATATCCGCGAGGTTCGGATACCCGCATAA
- a CDS encoding nucleotide triphosphate diphosphatase NUDT15 encodes MRIAEGGVVADGTPIVGVGVLVLRSDGAILLGHRIKKGETPSWCLPGGRVEPGETFEVAAAREVAEETGIGALADPEVFTIVVDTGAPGVLVTAGVWARLSSACAEPVVAEPDNFDRWIWVSPNSLPTPLFPASAALFAAWCGRRQPDGWTAYPTAVPNSVPR; translated from the coding sequence ATGCGAATTGCTGAGGGTGGTGTGGTCGCGGATGGGACGCCGATCGTCGGCGTCGGCGTCCTGGTGCTGCGGTCCGATGGCGCGATTCTGCTCGGCCATCGAATAAAGAAGGGCGAGACTCCATCTTGGTGCCTGCCCGGTGGCCGGGTGGAGCCCGGCGAAACCTTCGAGGTCGCGGCGGCCCGCGAGGTGGCGGAGGAGACCGGAATCGGTGCGCTCGCCGATCCGGAGGTGTTCACGATCGTCGTCGACACCGGGGCGCCGGGGGTGCTGGTGACCGCGGGCGTATGGGCCAGGCTCAGCTCGGCTTGCGCCGAACCCGTTGTCGCCGAACCGGATAACTTCGATCGGTGGATCTGGGTGTCGCCAAACTCCCTCCCGACACCGTTATTCCCCGCGAGCGCGGCGCTTTTCGCGGCGTGGTGCGGCAGGCGGCAGCCCGACGGCTGGACGGCTTATCCGACGGCCGTGCCGAATTCGGTGCCGCGATGA
- a CDS encoding HAD family hydrolase has translation MTRLHIFDMDGTLLRGTTASLEISRGLGCLAELLELEARFAAGALDTRGFAAELHCVWADLTPTVVAAAFDAAPWIGGLAEVLADIRARGEHSMVITMSPDFFAGRLGALGVDRIVASRFPPLPFRIAPDPEHILTPAHKVIAAEKACAELGLGRERCIAYGDSDSDIPLFRHLRRTVAVNATAKLRELALLHYDGDDLREPYRAVRRADDTESP, from the coding sequence ATGACCAGGCTGCACATCTTCGATATGGACGGAACGCTGCTGCGCGGCACCACCGCGAGCCTGGAGATCTCCCGTGGGCTCGGCTGCCTGGCCGAATTGCTGGAGCTGGAGGCCAGGTTCGCCGCGGGTGCACTCGACACCCGCGGCTTCGCGGCCGAACTCCATTGCGTCTGGGCCGATTTGACCCCGACCGTGGTGGCCGCGGCGTTCGATGCGGCCCCGTGGATCGGCGGCCTGGCCGAGGTGCTCGCCGATATCAGGGCACGGGGCGAGCATTCGATGGTGATCACCATGTCGCCGGACTTCTTCGCGGGGCGGCTCGGCGCGCTGGGGGTGGACCGGATCGTCGCCTCCCGCTTCCCGCCGCTCCCGTTCCGGATCGCGCCGGACCCGGAGCACATCCTCACCCCGGCGCACAAGGTGATCGCGGCCGAAAAGGCCTGCGCCGAACTGGGTCTCGGCCGGGAACGCTGTATCGCATACGGCGACTCGGATTCCGATATCCCCCTGTTCCGGCACCTGCGGCGGACGGTGGCCGTCAACGCTACCGCGAAGCTGCGCGAATTGGCGCTGCTGCACTACGACGGGGACGATCTGCGCGAGCCCTACCGCGCCGTGCGGCGCGCCGACGATACGGAATCGCCCTGA
- a CDS encoding alpha/beta hydrolase family esterase has protein sequence MTKSAVTRESVRAGAMERTYLLARPKETSRTPIVLYLHGSSQNADGARGFTANAFERFGALVAYPDGYRRHWNDARRDIPFATRKAGIDDVAFIQAVVDRLVDHGGDPSRVYLVGYSNGGHMIIRLIHEIPDRFAGVAIIAATQPEEQNFVPAARRTDPLPVLLINGTKDPLVPYAGGVTSMWGFFPRGRHVSAADTAAYYARRNGITAAPRHNSVSAGRLPVERLEYPYDEHPVVLYTVHGGGHTIPGTKRALPILGRTAMDFDAPAVIADFFGLR, from the coding sequence ATGACCAAGTCAGCGGTGACGAGGGAGTCGGTGCGGGCCGGGGCGATGGAGCGCACCTACCTGTTGGCCCGCCCGAAGGAGACGAGCCGAACGCCGATAGTGCTGTACCTGCACGGCTCCAGCCAGAATGCCGATGGCGCAAGGGGTTTCACCGCCAACGCCTTCGAGCGATTCGGCGCGCTCGTCGCCTATCCGGACGGCTACCGCCGCCACTGGAACGACGCCCGGCGGGATATCCCGTTCGCGACCCGCAAGGCCGGAATCGATGACGTCGCCTTCATTCAAGCCGTGGTCGACCGTCTGGTCGACCACGGCGGTGACCCGTCCCGGGTGTATCTGGTCGGCTATTCCAACGGCGGCCACATGATCATCCGGCTGATCCACGAGATACCGGACCGGTTCGCCGGTGTCGCGATCATCGCCGCGACACAGCCGGAGGAGCAGAATTTCGTGCCCGCCGCCCGGCGCACCGATCCGCTGCCGGTATTGCTGATCAACGGCACCAAGGATCCGCTCGTGCCCTACGCGGGCGGAGTCACCAGCATGTGGGGCTTCTTTCCGCGCGGACGGCACGTGTCGGCCGCCGACACCGCCGCCTACTACGCCAGGCGCAACGGCATCACCGCCGCGCCGCGCCATAATTCGGTTTCGGCGGGGCGGCTGCCGGTCGAGCGTCTGGAATACCCGTACGACGAACACCCGGTCGTCCTCTACACCGTGCACGGCGGCGGCCACACCATTCCCGGGACGAAGCGGGCGCTACCCATACTCGGCAGGACCGCAATGGATTTCGACGCGCCCGCCGTGATCGCCGACTTCTTCGGACTCCGTTAA
- a CDS encoding TIGR03620 family F420-dependent LLM class oxidoreductase: MNPSAGELGAIRKRLGSFGVWFAPMTLLATPVAVQREQFARIEELGFGSLWSGEPPADSPMGGREAFAEHGLMLAATSRMVVGIGVANITRRDPIAMHSGAATLAEAYPGRFILGIGGQIGRRPLAQLGEYLDGMDAAAERVLPEIAYPRVLAALGPKAHEIAAQRFQGVHPFMQPVEHTANARGLLGAEGLLIPHQFLLLDSVADSARGAIRSLFGGGRGLLNGFYANNFRRLGYTDADLGGDLSDRFVDAVLAWGDPQAVADRLRDHLRAGADHVLLHPISHDLAGAVDQLELLAAHL, encoded by the coding sequence GTGAACCCTTCGGCCGGCGAGCTCGGGGCGATTCGCAAGCGGCTCGGGTCATTCGGCGTGTGGTTCGCGCCGATGACGCTGCTGGCGACCCCGGTGGCGGTGCAGCGCGAACAGTTCGCCCGCATCGAGGAACTCGGCTTCGGATCGCTGTGGAGCGGTGAGCCGCCCGCGGATTCGCCGATGGGCGGCCGCGAGGCGTTCGCTGAACACGGGCTCATGCTGGCCGCGACAAGCCGGATGGTCGTCGGGATCGGCGTCGCCAACATCACCCGCCGCGATCCGATCGCCATGCACAGCGGCGCGGCCACCCTCGCCGAGGCGTATCCGGGCCGATTCATCCTCGGCATCGGCGGGCAGATCGGCCGCCGCCCGCTCGCGCAACTGGGCGAATACCTCGACGGTATGGATGCCGCGGCCGAGCGGGTGCTGCCGGAGATCGCCTATCCTCGGGTGCTCGCCGCGCTCGGGCCCAAGGCGCATGAGATTGCCGCGCAACGGTTTCAGGGTGTCCATCCGTTCATGCAGCCGGTCGAACACACCGCGAACGCGCGCGGTCTGCTCGGGGCGGAAGGTCTGCTGATACCGCATCAATTCCTGCTGCTGGACAGCGTCGCCGATTCGGCCCGCGGCGCCATCCGTTCCCTGTTCGGCGGTGGGCGTGGGTTGCTGAACGGGTTCTACGCGAACAACTTCCGCAGGCTCGGCTACACCGACGCCGACCTGGGTGGCGACCTCAGCGACCGCTTCGTCGACGCCGTGCTGGCCTGGGGTGATCCGCAAGCCGTCGCCGACCGCTTGCGGGATCACCTGCGCGCCGGTGCTGATCATGTTCTACTGCACCCGATTTCGCACGATTTGGCCGGGGCCGTCGACCAACTGGAGCTGCTCGCCGCGCACCTTTGA